One region of Sardina pilchardus chromosome 18, fSarPil1.1, whole genome shotgun sequence genomic DNA includes:
- the tspan14 gene encoding tetraspanin-14: MHYYRYESAEVSCCYKYLMFSYNIVFWLAGALFICAGFWAWSEKGVLLDLTQVTRQHGFDPVWVVLLVGTVTFILGFAGCVGALRENICLLKFFSGIIVLIFFLELTVAVLAFMFQDYVREWVNDFFLQNVKAYREDIDLQNLIDSLQRVNHCCGAKDPNDWNLNVYFNCSQGNSHQKSRESCGVPFSCCLSDPADNVVNTQCGYDVRSSGTLNKWAETIYIKGCIPALEDWLPRNIYIVAGVFMVISLLQMVGIYLSRTLIGDIEKVKLNYY, translated from the exons ATGCATTACTACCGCTATGAGAGTGCTGAAGTCAGCTGCTGTTACAAATATCTTATGTTCAGCTATAATATTGTATTTTGG CTGGCAGGGGCTCTCTTCATTTGTGCTGGATTTTGGGCCTGGAGTGAAAAG GGAGTACTGCTGGACCTGACGCAGGTGACCAGGCAGCATGGCTTTGATCCAGTGTGGGTGGTGCTGTTGGTCGGCACAGTTACCTTTATCCTGGGTTTTGCAGGCTGTGTCGGGGCACTGAGGGAAAACATATGCCTCCTTAAGTTT TTTTCAGGAATCATTGTCTTAATCTTCTTCCTGGAGCTAACAGTGGCAGTGCTTGCATTTATGTTCCAAGACTATGTGAGGGAGTGGGTCAATGATTTCTTTCTCCAGAATGTCAAAGCCTACCGTGAAGACATAGACCTTCAGAATCTGATTGATTCATTACAACGCGTG AACCATTGCTGTGGTGCCAAGGACCCCAATGACTGGAATCTAAATGTTTACTTCAACTGTAGTCAGGGGAACAGCCATCAGAAGAGCAGGGAAAGCTGTGGAGTCCCTTTCTCCTGTTGTCTTAGTGACCCTGCT GATAATGTTGTGAACACGCAGTGTGGCTATGATGTCAGATCCTCTGGCACACTG AATAAATGGGCAGAAACCATCTACATTAAGGGTTGCATTCCAGCGCTGGAGGACTGGCTGCCAAGGAATATCTACATTGTAGCTGGAGTCTTTATGGTTATCTCTCTGCTACAG ATGGTGGGCATATACCTGTCACGGACTTTAATTGGAGACATTGAAAAGGTCAAGTTGAACTATTATTAA